From Cupriavidus oxalaticus:
GTCGAAGGCCAGGCCCAGCTCGCAATCGGTCTCGCGCAGGGTCTTCATCAGGTCCTGCAGGTTCTCGATATGCGCCGGATCGGGGTGGTGGTTGGGGAAATTGCCGTCGACGTCGCAGAACAGCTCGGTCACTTCGCAGCCCAGCCCGCGGAACAGGTCGCCAACAAAGGCGCCGGCCACGCCGTTGCCGGCATCGAGGGCGATTTTCATCGGGCGGGCGAGCTTGACGTCGCTGATGATGCGGTCGAGGTACTTTTGGCGCACGTCGACCTTCTGGTAGGTGCCTGCGCCGCTGGTGAAGTCGCCCGCCTCGATGCGCTGGCGCAGGCCCTGGATCTGCTCGCCATAGATGGCCTGGCCGGCGAGGACCATCTTGAAGCCGTTGTAGTCGGGGGGGTTGTGGCTGCCGGTGACCATGATGCCGGACGTGGCACGGACGCCATCGAGTTCGATGTTGGTGCCGAAATAGACCATGGGGGTGGCGACCATGCCCAGGTCGATCACGTCCAGGCCGGCGGTGCGCAGGCCTTCTACGAGGCCGGAGATGAGATCGGGGCCGGAGAGCCGGCCGTCGCGTCCGACGACGACGGCTTTCTCGCCCTGGGCGGCGGCGGCCGTACCAAAGGACTGGCCAATATCCCGAGCCACTTCACGAGTGAGGGTCTTGCCTACGATTCCGCGGATGTCATAGGCCTTAAAGATGGAGGGGTCGATTGCCATATTTTTTCCGTATATGCGACAGCGCGACGGTCTGTCGCAGTCGCAAGTAGTCAACTCAGCCGCTATTGTGCCGGATTTGGAATCGAGGGCCGGCTTCCCGGGGGGTTTATAATGCGCTCCGCTGCTTTGCTCGTTGCAGTACGCCCATTGCCGATACTACCCCGACAGACCCACCCGGCCTTTGCAAGCCAACGATTTCCGGTGCCGAAGGCGCCTTTGTTCCTGGCCAGCCTGTTCCCGTCCGTATGTCGTACTTCCCAGAGCCAGTTGGTCAAACCTTGGCGCCAGCCGAGCGTCACAAGATGAAGCTGCCAACGCGTATATCGTCAGAAACCACCCGCCGCCGCAGCCGCATGCTTGCATGGGGTGCCTTGGGCCTCCTGCTCTACGGACTGGCCGCCCTTGGGGGCCATGAAGCTACCCGCCACGGCTGGGTCACGCAAATCTTCCTGAACACCATCGGCATGTCGGTGGTCCCGTATGCCATCGCCTGCATGCTGCTGGACCGCACCATCTATGTTCCGGCAGTTGAGGGCAACAGCATAGTGGCGCTTGCGACACTAGTGCCCTTCGCTCTGCTCCTTGCCACCTGCGCGGTTTTCCGCATCGAATATTCGCGGGCCGCGATGCTGGTCTGCATGACCATCACAATGGTCTGGCTGTGGAGTGGCTACCTGCGCTTCGTGCGCCACTATGTACCGACGTTCGGCTATACCGATCCCCAGGCGCTCGAACACCTAAACGAACTACTTGGGATGCCTGGTGCGGCGCGCAGCGCACAGGCCGAGTTCCACCGCATCACCACGCTGGCGGAAGCCGCCGACTGCGACGGCCTAATGATGGAGCGCAGCGCTGCTGTCGACCCGCAACGCACCCGGACGCTGGCGCGCTACAAGCTC
This genomic window contains:
- a CDS encoding phosphomannomutase/phosphoglucomutase, giving the protein MAIDPSIFKAYDIRGIVGKTLTREVARDIGQSFGTAAAAQGEKAVVVGRDGRLSGPDLISGLVEGLRTAGLDVIDLGMVATPMVYFGTNIELDGVRATSGIMVTGSHNPPDYNGFKMVLAGQAIYGEQIQGLRQRIEAGDFTSGAGTYQKVDVRQKYLDRIISDVKLARPMKIALDAGNGVAGAFVGDLFRGLGCEVTELFCDVDGNFPNHHPDPAHIENLQDLMKTLRETDCELGLAFDGDGDRLGVVTKDGQVIFPDRQLMLFAEEILSRNPGAQVIYDVKCTGKLAPWIREHGGEPLMWKTGHSLVKAKLKETGAPIAGEMSGHVFFKDRWYGFDDGLYTGARLLEILSRHADPSAVLNALPNANNTPELQLKCAEGEPFTLLDKIKANATFEGAREVNKIDGVRVEYADGFGLARPSNTTPVVVMRFEADNDAALARIQAEFKRVILAEKPDAQLPF